Proteins from a genomic interval of Lactococcus protaetiae:
- the carB gene encoding carbamoyl-phosphate synthase large subunit — MPKRTDIKKIMIIGSGPIIIGQAAEFDYAGTQACLALKEEGYKVVLVNSNPATIMTDREIADTVYIEPITVEFVSKILRKERPDALLPTLGGQTGLNMAMELANTGILEELNIELLGTKLSAIDQAEDRELFKKLMEELNEPIPESEIVHTVEEAVTFADTIGYPVIVRPAFTMGGTGGGICANEEELREISANGLKLSPVTQCLIERSIAGFKEIEYEVMRDSRDNAIVVCNMENFDPVGVHTGDSIVFAPSQTLSDNEYQMLRDASLKIIRALKIEGGCNVQLALDSESYKYYVIEVNPRVSRSSALASKATGYPIAKMSAKIAVGMTLDEIINPVTNKTYAMFEPALDYVVAKIARFPFDKFENGDRHLGTQMKATGEVMAIGRNIEESLLKAVRSLEIGVFHNDLAEAREATDEILYEKMVRVQDDRLFYVAEAIRRGIPIEEIAELTKIDLFFLDKLLHIVEIEQALKVNVFDPELLKTAKRNGFSDQEIAKLWNVNAAEIRRRRQDNQIIPVYKMVDTCAAEFESSTPYFYSTYEWENESVKSNKEKIIVLGSGPIRIGQGVEFDYATVHCVKAIQAEGREAIVINSNPETVSTDFSISDKLYFEPLTFEDVMNVIDLEQPLGVIVQFGGQTAINLAEPLSKSGVKILGTQVEDLDRAEDRDLFEKALQALSIPQPPGSTATNEEEAVIAAGKIGYPVLIRPSFVLGGRAMEIINNEKDLRDYMNRAVKASPEHPVLVDSYLQGRECEVDAICDGKEVLLPGIMEHIERAGVHSGDSMAVYPPQTFSQEIIDTIVDYTKRLALGLNCIGMMNIQFVIHNHQVYVIEVNPRASRTVPFLSKVTNIPMAQLATKMILGKTLSELGYKEGLAATPDMVHVKAPVFSFTKLAKVDSLLGPEMKSTGEAMGSDTTLEKALYKSFEAAKLHMADHGSVLFTVADEDKEETLELAKAFAEIGYSLVATTGTAQFFKNHGLYVREVEKLSGDEEDGTLIEEIRRGRVQAVVNTMGNNRASLQTETDGFRIRQEAISRGIPLFTALDTVAAILKVMESRSFSTRMI, encoded by the coding sequence ATGCCAAAACGTACTGATATTAAGAAAATTATGATTATAGGCTCTGGACCAATTATTATTGGACAGGCTGCTGAATTTGATTATGCTGGAACTCAAGCTTGTCTTGCTTTAAAAGAGGAGGGCTATAAAGTCGTTCTTGTCAATTCAAATCCAGCAACGATTATGACAGACCGTGAAATTGCAGATACAGTGTATATTGAGCCGATTACCGTTGAGTTTGTTAGCAAAATTCTTCGCAAAGAACGTCCAGATGCTCTGTTGCCAACACTTGGTGGACAAACGGGATTGAATATGGCGATGGAACTAGCAAATACAGGGATTTTGGAAGAGCTAAATATTGAGCTTTTAGGAACAAAACTCAGTGCGATTGACCAAGCAGAAGACCGAGAACTTTTCAAAAAACTCATGGAAGAATTAAACGAACCTATTCCAGAATCAGAAATTGTGCACACTGTTGAGGAAGCAGTGACTTTTGCCGATACAATCGGGTATCCAGTTATTGTACGACCGGCTTTCACAATGGGTGGAACAGGTGGCGGAATCTGTGCCAACGAAGAAGAACTTCGCGAAATTTCCGCAAATGGATTGAAACTTAGCCCAGTGACGCAATGTCTGATTGAACGCTCTATTGCAGGCTTCAAGGAAATTGAGTATGAAGTAATGCGTGACTCAAGAGATAACGCCATTGTGGTTTGTAATATGGAAAACTTTGACCCAGTAGGTGTTCACACAGGAGATTCTATTGTATTTGCACCTAGTCAAACACTTTCTGATAACGAATACCAAATGTTGCGTGATGCCAGCCTAAAAATTATTCGTGCGCTTAAAATCGAAGGTGGCTGTAACGTCCAACTTGCACTTGACTCCGAAAGTTATAAATATTATGTGATTGAAGTCAATCCGCGGGTCAGTCGTAGTTCAGCGCTCGCTTCAAAAGCAACAGGATATCCTATTGCGAAGATGTCAGCAAAAATCGCTGTTGGTATGACACTTGATGAAATTATCAATCCAGTAACTAATAAAACTTATGCCATGTTTGAGCCAGCACTTGACTATGTTGTCGCCAAAATTGCGCGTTTTCCTTTTGATAAATTTGAAAATGGAGACCGACATTTAGGAACTCAAATGAAGGCAACAGGCGAAGTGATGGCGATTGGACGCAATATTGAAGAGTCACTTCTCAAAGCTGTCAGGTCATTAGAAATTGGCGTGTTTCACAATGACCTTGCAGAAGCACGAGAGGCGACAGATGAAATCCTCTATGAAAAAATGGTTCGTGTCCAAGATGACAGGCTCTTCTATGTAGCAGAAGCCATTCGCCGTGGAATTCCAATAGAAGAAATCGCTGAATTAACAAAAATCGACCTCTTTTTCCTTGATAAATTGCTTCACATTGTTGAAATTGAACAAGCGCTCAAAGTTAATGTTTTCGACCCAGAACTTTTAAAAACAGCTAAAAGAAATGGATTTTCAGACCAAGAAATCGCTAAACTTTGGAATGTAAATGCTGCCGAAATTCGCCGTAGAAGACAAGATAATCAGATCATTCCTGTCTATAAGATGGTTGATACCTGTGCTGCCGAATTTGAAAGTTCAACACCATACTTTTATTCAACATACGAGTGGGAGAACGAATCTGTAAAATCTAATAAAGAAAAAATTATTGTTTTAGGTTCAGGGCCGATTCGGATTGGGCAAGGGGTTGAGTTTGACTATGCAACAGTTCACTGTGTCAAAGCGATTCAAGCAGAAGGGCGTGAAGCCATTGTTATCAACTCTAATCCTGAAACAGTATCAACAGATTTCTCAATTTCAGACAAACTTTACTTTGAACCCTTGACTTTTGAAGATGTCATGAATGTCATTGACCTTGAGCAACCGCTTGGCGTTATTGTGCAGTTTGGAGGACAGACGGCGATTAATCTGGCAGAACCTTTATCAAAATCGGGTGTAAAAATCTTAGGAACACAAGTTGAAGATTTGGATAGGGCAGAAGACCGCGATCTTTTTGAAAAAGCACTTCAAGCATTATCTATCCCACAGCCGCCAGGAAGCACAGCAACAAACGAAGAAGAAGCGGTTATTGCCGCGGGTAAGATTGGATATCCTGTCCTTATTCGTCCATCTTTCGTACTTGGTGGACGTGCTATGGAGATTATTAATAACGAGAAAGACCTGCGAGATTATATGAATCGTGCAGTAAAAGCGAGTCCTGAACATCCCGTTTTAGTTGATAGCTATTTGCAAGGGCGCGAATGTGAAGTGGATGCGATTTGCGATGGAAAAGAGGTATTGTTACCAGGTATTATGGAGCATATCGAACGTGCGGGAGTCCATTCGGGAGACTCGATGGCAGTTTATCCTCCTCAAACCTTCTCACAAGAAATCATTGATACCATTGTTGACTATACAAAACGCCTTGCACTTGGTCTAAATTGTATTGGTATGATGAATATTCAATTTGTCATTCATAATCATCAAGTTTACGTGATTGAAGTCAATCCACGGGCTTCACGTACAGTTCCGTTTTTATCAAAGGTTACCAATATTCCAATGGCACAGTTGGCAACAAAGATGATTTTAGGTAAAACTTTGAGTGAATTAGGCTATAAAGAAGGTTTAGCAGCGACTCCTGATATGGTACACGTCAAAGCACCAGTATTTAGCTTTACAAAATTAGCAAAAGTGGATAGCTTGCTTGGTCCTGAGATGAAATCAACAGGTGAGGCGATGGGATCTGATACAACACTCGAAAAAGCGTTGTATAAATCTTTTGAAGCTGCAAAACTTCATATGGCAGACCATGGGTCAGTCTTGTTTACCGTTGCAGATGAGGATAAAGAAGAAACCTTGGAGCTTGCAAAAGCTTTCGCAGAAATCGGATATTCCCTTGTAGCAACAACAGGTACAGCACAATTCTTCAAGAACCATGGACTTTATGTTCGAGAAGTTGAGAAATTGTCTGGCGATGAAGAAGATGGAACCTTGATTGAAGAAATCAGACGTGGACGCGTGCAAGCTGTCGTTAATACAATGGGAAATAACCGTGCATCATTGCAAACGGAAACAGATGGCTTCAGGATTCGTCAAGAAGCCATAAGTCGTGGAATTCCACTGTTTACCGCACTTGATACGGTTGCGGCTATTCTTAAAGTAATGGAAAGTCGTAGTTTTTCAACACGCATGATTTGA
- the hemH gene encoding ferrochelatase, whose amino-acid sequence MTKKVGLLVMAFGTPSSYEGIEDYYTRIRHGHKPSTEQLQELTNRFKMIGLSPLIELTIAQADELYKQVNEVQSEVEFELYLGFQHVAPFIGDKVREMHENGIHEVVAVAMAPHYSAFSVKGYHDAAYEVAKEYPDMHFTDIMEWWKEEKFSDFWANNIKEEFAKIPEEEHDKTVVILSAHSLPEKLMAIEDTYQHQVADSAAEIIRKANLKHAVQAWQSEGATADTWLGPDVQDVTRDLYQAHGYTHFVYCPFGFVTEHLEVFFDNDYECKIVCDELGVNYHRPGMPNANPTFVGSITDLIMKKLELN is encoded by the coding sequence ATGACTAAAAAAGTAGGATTATTAGTGATGGCTTTTGGAACGCCATCAAGTTATGAGGGCATTGAGGATTATTATACTCGAATCCGTCACGGACACAAACCATCGACTGAACAGCTTCAAGAATTAACTAATCGTTTTAAAATGATTGGTTTGTCACCGTTGATAGAATTGACGATTGCTCAGGCAGATGAACTTTACAAGCAAGTCAATGAAGTTCAGTCTGAAGTAGAATTTGAACTTTATTTAGGCTTTCAACATGTTGCTCCATTTATTGGTGATAAGGTTCGTGAAATGCATGAAAATGGAATTCATGAAGTTGTTGCTGTTGCGATGGCGCCACATTATTCTGCTTTTAGTGTGAAAGGATACCATGATGCAGCTTATGAAGTTGCAAAAGAATATCCTGATATGCACTTTACTGATATTATGGAATGGTGGAAGGAAGAGAAGTTCTCTGATTTCTGGGCAAATAATATCAAAGAGGAGTTTGCTAAAATTCCTGAGGAAGAGCATGATAAAACAGTGGTTATCTTATCAGCGCACTCGCTTCCTGAAAAATTAATGGCGATTGAAGATACTTATCAGCACCAAGTAGCAGATTCTGCCGCTGAAATTATCAGAAAAGCAAATCTTAAGCATGCGGTACAAGCATGGCAGTCAGAGGGCGCAACGGCGGATACATGGCTTGGGCCTGATGTTCAAGATGTCACACGTGATTTGTATCAAGCTCATGGTTACACACATTTTGTCTATTGTCCTTTTGGTTTTGTTACGGAACATTTAGAAGTGTTCTTTGATAATGATTATGAATGTAAAATAGTTTGTGATGAATTAGGAGTGAATTACCACCGTCCAGGAATGCCAAACGCAAATCCCACTTTTGTCGGAAGCATTACAGATTTAATCATGAAAAAATTGGAGTTGAACTAA